Proteins encoded by one window of Paenibacillus urinalis:
- a CDS encoding Nif3-like dinuclear metal center hexameric protein, producing MYAKGQTVISYMEELAPKHLAVPDDRIGLQLGTLAKEIKKVLVALDVTDEVVEEAIRLEADLIIAHHAIIFRPLKSLNTDSPMGKLYEKLIKHDIAVYISHTNLDVAEGGINDWMAEAIGIQDVAPLEDLHTDHLYKLVVFVPKSHHQKVLDAILGAGAGAIGDYSHCSFNIDGYGTFVPGDATKPFIGKQGQMERVEEVRIETIVPHSIWNKVVQAMLKAHPYEEVAYDLYHMDMKGRTLGLGRVGKLSEPVLLKELVDIVKKQFEVKQVRVVGDLNRQIKKAAVLGGSGSRYVNHALFRGADVIVTGDIDYHTAQDALMAGIAIIDPGHNIEKIMKPNTVKWLKEKLEKGRYATEVHASEMNTEPFQFV from the coding sequence GTCTTCAGCTCGGAACGCTGGCAAAAGAAATCAAGAAAGTGCTGGTTGCACTTGATGTGACAGATGAGGTCGTTGAAGAAGCGATCCGTTTGGAAGCAGATCTTATTATCGCACACCATGCCATCATCTTCAGACCACTCAAATCGCTGAATACCGATTCGCCGATGGGCAAGCTGTATGAGAAACTGATCAAGCATGATATCGCCGTTTATATTAGTCATACGAACCTAGACGTAGCAGAGGGCGGCATCAACGATTGGATGGCAGAAGCGATTGGTATACAGGATGTCGCACCACTAGAAGATCTGCACACGGATCATTTGTACAAGCTGGTTGTATTCGTACCAAAGTCTCATCACCAAAAGGTGCTTGATGCCATACTAGGCGCGGGTGCGGGGGCAATCGGGGACTACAGTCATTGCAGCTTCAATATTGACGGATATGGCACTTTTGTTCCGGGTGATGCTACGAAGCCATTTATCGGCAAGCAAGGGCAAATGGAGCGGGTAGAAGAGGTTAGAATTGAAACGATTGTTCCGCATAGCATTTGGAATAAAGTCGTGCAGGCGATGCTTAAGGCTCATCCCTATGAAGAAGTGGCTTATGATCTGTACCATATGGATATGAAGGGCAGAACACTTGGGTTGGGACGGGTCGGCAAGCTGTCTGAGCCTGTTCTGCTTAAGGAGCTAGTGGATATCGTGAAGAAGCAGTTCGAAGTGAAGCAAGTACGAGTTGTGGGCGATCTGAATCGTCAGATTAAGAAGGCCGCTGTGCTTGGCGGCTCCGGCAGCCGATATGTGAATCATGCGCTGTTTAGAGGCGCGGATGTCATAGTTACAGGCGATATTGACTATCATACGGCTCAGGATGCGCTGATGGCGGGGATAGCTATTATAGACCCCGGTCATAATATCGAAAAGATCATGAAGCCGAACACGGTGAAATGGCTTAAAGAGAAGCTGGAGAAGGGCCGTTATGCAACAGAGGTGCATGCATCTGAGATGAATACAGAGCCTTTCCAATTTGTATAG